From the Manihot esculenta cultivar AM560-2 chromosome 3, M.esculenta_v8, whole genome shotgun sequence genome, one window contains:
- the LOC110610918 gene encoding uncharacterized protein LOC110610918 yields MATPIKRRLFSDHYMATADGVVEIDSLEKGLLTESRDGVSGEDYESNDDTVLYKASFEDMEEKFVKYKTAQWVMYSLLLILAWGVGLFMLLYLPVRRYILRKDIRSRNLYLTPHAIVYKVTNPVAFPCFGVLKKEKHVLLPSVADIIIEQGYLQSLFGVYSLRIENVGVRRPPSDDVQIQGIANPGAFKKAVLTRLSYMGSEHGSRRVSTIEDIPSLRIGRPSSPLMSPSKSLRHDLLANTGDLMLLQKLEEVGNAVKKVQTFIEEQHSQS; encoded by the exons ATGGCCACTCCCATCAAAAGAAGGCTGTTTTCTGATCATTAC ATGGCGACTGCAGATGGAGTGGTGGAAATTGACAGCTTGGAAAAGGGTTTATTGACGGAATCGCGAGATGGTGTTTCTGGTGAAGATTATGAATCTAATGATGATACAGTGCTTTATAAGGCATCATTTGAGGACATGGAAGAGAAATTTGTCAAGTACAAAACTGCTCAATGGGTTATGTACTCATTGCTGCTAATATTGGCTTGGGGTGTTGGATTATTCATGCTTCTGTATCTTCCTGTGCGGAGATATATCTTGCGGAAAGATATTCGATCGAGAAACCTTTATCTCACGCCTCATGCCATTGTGTACAAA GTCACAAACCCTGTAGCATTTCCTTGTTTTGGAGTGTTGAAGAAAGAGAAGCATGTTTTATTACCTTCAGTTGCAGACATCATAATTGAGCAAG GATATTTGCAGTCTCTTTTTGGTGTCTATTCTCTGAGAATTGAGAATGTTGGTGTAAGAAGGCCACCAAGTGATGATGTTCAAATTCAAGGTATTGCAAATCCAGGTGCTTTCAAGAAG GCTGTCTTGACACGGCTATCGTACATGGGAAGTGAGCATGGGTCTAGACGAGTTTCCACAATTGAAGACATTCCAAGTTTGAGGATAGGTCGTCCATCATCCCCTTTG ATGTCTCCATCAAAATCTCTCAGGCATGATCTGCTTGCTAATACTGGGGACCTAATGCTACTGCAGAAACTGGAGGAAGTCGGAAATGCTGTGAAG AAAGTTCAAACTTTCATTGAGGAGCAACATTCTCAATCATAA